Within Conger conger chromosome 3, fConCon1.1, whole genome shotgun sequence, the genomic segment ATGTTAGCAGCAGGataaattcagaagtctacaaaaacattctgtctggcaAACTTactgagaaatgcgtccaaactaattgggaggaacttcatcatgcagcaagacaatgacccaaaacacactgtcacaagaaaggacttcattagggagaaaagaTGGAAGCTTTTAGTCAGATAAAATCAGTCACCaaaccttaacccaattgagcatgcatttcacctcttGAAGGGGAAAAccccacaaaacaaacaacaactgaaagaggctgcagtaaaagcctggaaaagcatcacaaaagaagaatgcaacagtttggtgatgtcagtgggtcgcaggcttgatgcagttattgcaagcaagggatatgctaccaaatcttaagtgttatttattttaatttacttaaatactctcattTGCAATACATTTCCTCACCTAAAGATTGGTTGGTCTGATTCCAAAGATGCTATGTTCTGgttagtttaacacatctagttgtaaataccaggaaataaaagctgcagttttgaactcttgtctcatgttcatctttttatttaatctccaaatgtattcagtgtattgcaaaaacaaaggtatTGGCCTTGCAGTTAACAATATGTTTGGAGGGGACAGTAACTgtgaatggttttgtgaagtacagtaaCGTTACATTGAAGTTTAGCTCTCTAATGCTTTGCTAGATTGCTAAGGTtactagctaaattagctattATGTCACGTCCTGAAATTGTTGTGCGTAAACTGACAACTCTCAATTACCTATAATCTTTTCCTTTCTGCCTTTCCTTTTCAGCACAAAATAGAAAAGTTGGCaatgttggctaaattgtgtgatgtttgtgtaatgtgtgggcCAAGTGTGAAACAGGCAGCTCCGACAGTAAAAATGTACAGTGGACCGGGTATTACAAATAAGCAGTTGCAAATAAGAAACCAATTCAAGCCGCGTTTAAAACCTTGAAGTTAACcaagacaaaaaataatcaaaacctAAATCAAAAAACTAGCCGAAAAACTGGCAGTTGGCTTCTGTCTTCTTGTAGGTATATTAATAAGCTGTGTAATATAAAgtaaatgtacaataggtaagatttttgtaaataccttcctatgattgaaaaaggctcactgacatgttgactcactcactgcctgtgttcatagtccttaaatttgggtttcaaaagaTGCAGTTGATGGACTGAGACTCTGTACCAAAGCattatatagctgtacaataattcaagctcattggttttgCACAAACTTGAcatcaacttgtgtacaaaatttgGTACAGATAACAACAAGCATTCCCGAAACTGCACTCAGATGTCctgaagtgtccccaaatcGCGGGAAAGGAAATCCAATTCCATTTACTCTGAAATTAATAGAGATAGAGATCCCATATTTTATGAAACACAACTTGCATACATCCTTCACTATTATCAACTGTAATTTTCATTCTAGGATATATGAGTTTAACATAACTAGGCCGGGCCGGGTGCAATGTTACTTTTGTCCCTGCCGAGTAGGACAAAAGTAATAGTAAACTAAACTAGCGGTTCGCAATGCGTGTTATATCTCAGTTTTTTTGGGTTTGTAATTCTCTTCACTTTCAACACATGTTCGATAAGACATAATTTCATGTCTGTATCTATTCAATAAATGCTATAGGTTCGAAATCCATGAAAATGAACCGCGCGTAAACATTgcaaacaataaaatgttttgcaataAAAGATTAATCGGAATGAAAATCATTACTTGGGCTTAATAGCTACACTAGATCCTTGAATATAGTTCATTTATTAAACCTGTCAATAAAAGTAGGCTATATTGTGAATTTGTGACGTTTGTAGACTAATTTTCAAACATAATGGCAATTGATTTTGGCAACTATGACCCTCAAATTGTAGCCTAACGTATTATTAAATGTGTAGATAAATGTACGTTGTGAGCACTCAAAGCTTATCAAGCAGTCACAATTCTAATGATGCCATATTTGTAGactcattttcaaacattagGTAGTTGATTTTTGCAAAATAGAATCAACTAGAGGAGACAACaaacttttttgtttattttttacagcagACTTAAACAAGTAGACCGAACAAGGGGTAAGAGCAGACATAAGAATGTGCAAGAAAGAACCATCTAGAACTAAAAACTTCCACTCTGCACTGGGCACCATACAACAGGTAAGAGTAGACATTagaaagtgcaaatcaaaaacCGAACATGCATTATGTGGTGGTGGTTTCCAACCCTCTCCTGGGGCCCTCAAGCTGTTCCATGTATTTGTTCAATTCCACCACCATTCTTTGATTAACTAGGTGTCCTGACTGCTCTTCATCCTTTTTATCAATCTAGAAAGCGTCACATGGCATAAGCCATGCTTATCTGCACTGGTGTGCACAGATAGCTTTCCCACCAGGACATCCTGTGCTGCCTGTTTACATGTCTCTGTTAAGAAGAGACCTTGCCGTGTCTTCCTAATTCTAATTATCTGCATATTCTGTAAatgtaacaaaagaaaatgcattataaGTCATTGTAAAATATTGCAGGATGAAAGTAATGATGTTACTTTTGTCCCTCCATGGGACGTTCCTTCTGTCCTTCCCCTCTGTCCAGTCACTTCTCCCTGGCTAGCATCTAAGACTTGCTAGCATGAAACTTGATACGCTATGCGTATAATTGATATGCTATCAATTATTCACTAGATGTGATAAGAAAAGTACATATATTTGCAAACATAAACAAGTAAACACAGTTCTACAATCGAAAAAGACTTAGGGTCCGTTTTTACTTAGCTCATGCAAAAAGGTTTTCAGAAGGTAGCTCCAACAAACATGCTCTGATGGTGCCTGATGGTGTTTGAAGCTCATGCATTggtatatgcacatgcacaagtAACCACATAATTGCAGCTCTCATCGTTTTCGAGAAGATGTGCATGTTACTTTGGCCCTCTGTTACTTTTGACCCAGCTCTTCCCTATCCAACTGTCAAACTTGAGTTCATGACGTTCAGAAGCGTCCTTAGGCAAAGCATGCAATGCGCAGTTCACgctatttttttttcacagcatttgctttacatttttcactAGTCCTGTCGATTGTTCACTAGTCCTGTCACAAACCTCATTTTTTCTCCAGATAGATAACTTCATAGCTGAAAAACTGATAGCACTCCTGTATTAACCTGAACACTATTGGCACAGTTGGAAATCGCTTTTTATAAATGATCCATCCGACTTTTACTATTTGGCTACATTTTTTCTGCTGGTCCGTTTTTTCCAGAGATCCACTTTggtgttttaaaacatttaaatttgcTTTGCCATAGTTCACTCGTCTTTGCTATTTTCCTAACTACTAGGTGTTGCTGACATTCAAACTTCACCACCATAACAGTTAGCTTCATCATTCTGCAtcatcagaaaaaaatagacTGTTGACAACAACTGCATGCTTCACAGCAATCTTTGCATATTGTCAGAAAAGAACAGTACACATATTTAACATGTTTGGATATTGGAGACTCTTGTATTTTTTTGATGGTAATAGCCTTAGCCTGCACTTTCCAATAATGGCTTGGCTACTGAATTCTTAGTTTTCTTGCACCCTGTTCCCTTCTTTTTTCTGCAAGTCAGGAAGTAAGTGACACCTTTAGTTATTATGTATTATCCCTGTTGGCTGACGTGCCAATAGAAAAACAAATCCTGCACATTTGCTTGCAGTGCTATCGCTTACATAATTATCAGAGAATGTACTGGTAGGCCTGTGTCTAAATAACTTAAATTACAAATCGGCTGGAGTGTCATTTTGTATGAGGTGTAAACATTGTAACATGTAAGATCTTTTTTATGGAATGTATGGCTCTAGGTGGcaggaaataaatgtgttttaaaaagaaaaaagaaaactctaAGGTGGAGAGGGACACACCTCCACCCAGGCAGTTtttcttaaatgtatttttatcaaatctatCTGTTGCTGGATTTACAAGATTACAGAGcaagctagtttgctaatctgcCACTGTTAGTTATCTAGTTCTAAAAGCCACTGCCTTCCAGGCATCACAGATATTGAGCTATTCTGTAGTTCAgcactcattttaaatgacttcaattgtacattttaattttgacattttaaatgcaacCAATTGCCAAAATGTGCTACTCGTCAACTACATCTGCAGTTTGTATTTGTGAAACCAAGGCAGGAGGGATTGCCACAACCGTCTGTTATTATCCCACCTGCCTGATCTTAATCAaaattaatcataataattacacacaaaaaaaaaagacatacatATTTGAAGTCCATAATTTGCCTTTTTGATGACCTTGGTTGCAATGTACAAAATGTTGATTCACACAACCTACCAGGCATGCTCAGGCCAAGAAATTAATTTGTTACCATAACTTCCATACACCACCAGATGTCCATGTGGATCTGAAGGTTCAAACAGCTTATAACACAAAATTAGTTGGTTCAGATAATCAAATATTTCAAACTGGTTACATTTCTATTAGTTATGGGCAGCACAATATTGGCTCCTAGTTCAAAACTCTAAGTTCTACACTGCTTGATCTAAATGTAGACCTGATTTGTAGATCAAGTGTTTATTGATGCCTGAAGCAAACAatgccaaaacattacattttatttgtgtcatTGTCTCACTGTTTTGCATACTAGTGCTATCTCTAGTGCTATTCCTAGCACACTTTAATAACATTAGGATTGCAATTGCGGCAAATGCTAGATACTGAATGTTAATTAAACTCATTATTTAAACTGTCTGGTGAGCTAGCTGCAGTATTTTCAAGCGATGTTTTCACTAAACCTTCCATTTTTATTAGTGGATAAGAGGGAATGGGTAATACTGATTGCATAACAAAAGCCAATAGTCACACAAATTGGTCAGACCTTATCAGTGCTCAAACCTGATTACCTAATATTAACATAACTAACTAAATAGATTGCATTCCTAACTAAACCTGGAGCCTGCTACTTCCAGCCAAACTGCCAGTAGCATACATATTTTCACACAACATTCCCTTACCGTAAAGATActgtggtgtgcaaaaatgtggacacccctggtcaaaaagccttttacaataaaTATGTAAGTGAACTGAaccgaacctgacctctaagtGGTAACATTAAacgtgacacatttcttcacattttaatacAAGATTacttttattgacattttttagAGTTtcagaatataaaaaaatgaaaaaggacctgtacaaaagtttgggaaccctgtcagttagtcctttgtaacagcttgtaaacgcttccttcAGAGTTTCTTAGAcctcacttttggaatttttccccattctttctGGCGGCCACCTTGCATGTatcagatctctccacagaatttcaataatattcgagtctggggactgtggtggccattccataaccttcatccatctttcctggaggtacttcatggttgatttcttgtcttgctggaatatccaacctctcttcaacttcagtgTCTGGACTGACTTTTGAAAATTAGCCTCAAAaatgtcttgatatttggtggaatccattcttccttccactagCAAAATATTTCcggtgcccccagctgccacacaaccccaaagcataatggatccaccgccatgcttaacagttggcaaggtgttcttctcgaCAAGggtttcacccttttttctccaaacaaatcttttttggtggtggccaaaaacttacattttggttttgtccaaagcacattctcccaaaaggcttcaggcttctctgtgttttcttttgtatacttcagacacttcattttgtgttgagtTTGTTCATTCTGGatactctgccatgtaggtttttgttgtttaaagtatgttgtattgatGTCCTTtaaacagctagacctgtgtctgctactcttttttaaaccactttttttcttctgagcatttctcaccaggtcttgagccattctatctgaaatctttcttggtcttccagacctttccttgacttcaactgttccatttatcttccattgtgtactaatgtttctgacagtggaaataggtagtttgaaacattgactGAGTTTTTTGTAGCCATTTCCTTCTTGGTGGATCTTTTGAAATCCTTGAACAACTGTTTAGAGCAGgcgtgcacaactccggtcctggagggctggtctgcaagctggtttttttttccaaccagttaccttaatttatttttctgatagcTCTAGAAATTATGGTGGTTCATTCCTGTACTAGAGCAGattaaaatctttaggatacacttgcagtctgcacctgactcattgaagccctaacaagtaaaacACCTAGGTCTGTTACATAGCATAattcaaaagggttcccaaacctttgcacatgGCCCTTTttcgtttttattatttataatttataaacagtaaaaaattgaaataaaaagcaatcttgctttaggattagcagaaaggtctcatgtttaactgccatttagagttcaggtttgctttcgatcatgTACAgactcattgtaacagacatttaaaccaggggtgcccacatttttgcaccccactggaACTATCCAGCTGCACATAACATGGTAGGGAAAAAATCCTGACTGTGACTATTGAGTGCATACTACTGAATTATAAACTGCTCAGTAATATGATATCTTCATGTGTTATGTTTGGGAAGTTTATGTCAAGAGTTTTTTGTAGAAATGTGTCCCATTTCATTTAGGGTACTACtttcaaaacatatttcaaCTGCTAGATAAATCATTAATTCCctataaatgtatttgtatttagaaATGGATTGCACTCTTGTTTCCATCATGTGGGGTAACAACATTTTGGAGAGATCCgtacacacattttctttttcttttttttgttctgatgGCAGTCTAAGATTTAGGGATACCCAATTCTACAGCATCATACCCAACTCAACAGCATCACAGGTGTAGCAAATTAGACAGCAAGGACCAATCATGTTAGCTAGTCTATTAATTAGTTCTTAATTCATGGCAGTAAATACAAAAGGTAatgtacatataaaatataaatagatTGTGCTCCTATTTCAGCCATTGGGGTTAAAACAGAAGGACAAGGATCTCAGTAACTGATGAACATGTCCCATTTTTGTGAAAAGGGATATTGAAATCATTTGTTTCTGACAGGCTCAGTTTTTTACagactttatttattaatgtatttatttttgtattagaTGTAACCGTATATTTGACCTGCAGAACAAGAACGTTTCGCTATTAAGCTTTTAAAGCTGAAGGAGATAGATGTCCCAGATGGTGCAGTATAATTTAGTCTCAGAGTTGGCAGCAAAGCATGGTTTCGGTCACACTGTTACGTCTCCTCAAATCATATATGAACCATCCAAATATAAATATGGTTAAATTATGATCCAGTATTATTTCACCAGTCGGCATATGCAAGTTTGCTTCCTAATGCTCAGTTTATGAAGGCCACACTCACATTTTattcttaaaaaatataaatccaaagagtaaaaaaatgtgtcatccTTCTGCCATCATAACCTATcggttttgttttcaaatgtgcTGAACTGCGAAGCAAAATCGCATATGCAACCTAATCATTCATCATAAACCAAATTCGGCTGCAgtacatgaaaaaaatgtttcgaCGTTGTGCTGAGAACTCATAATGAAGCGAATGCCGAtcatattattatgtatttgtatcattcttgtattcttcaaggattCATTATTCTCGTGTGATAACGGGAAAAGCAAGTGTACGCTTAACCTTTTGGCCAACTATTTGTCAAATCTTTGCAGAAATTTAGAATGACCCCCGCAGTTCAGAGCAGTTTCTGGCACAGAACAGTGTGAATGCAAAGTCCTGTGGAGCCAATGAGCTGGGACCGGATACGATATATCCTCTGGGACAACAACTTCTCTGTTCCCCCTCACTTCCACATGACGCCATTTACTGCATAAACCCGACCTCCTccggaaagaagaaaaaaagaagactaGAAAAAACTTGAAAGCACCTCAGTGTGCAAAGCAGCCAAACATGCAATAACCACAACGTCGATTTTTGAGAACAATCCATCACGCATGCCACCGTGCGTGTTTCAATATCGATGAGCGATTTTGTAGCTAGATGTAGCTACATTTCACATCGAGTTTGCTAACGTGTCGCTTGCGGAATATAtttggctaacattagctaggtACTGTTCTTGCAGAAAGTAGATAACAAGTTGGCTAAGTTATTCGCTAATGGCTTTATTCTCTGCTGTTGTGTACGTCCACGTGTTCAGTTCAAaggaatatatttgaaaatatttttttcatgcaaaAGTGGATCTGGCACTAATTATTGGAAGAAAATTATTCAGCTGCATTTTGCGGAGGAGTTGCCAGTTGTTTGCTTAAGTTGTTTTTAAGGAGTAAAAGAGAGATCCCCAGTTTTGGAGTTACCTTGTTGGCTACTTTTACTCAACAAAAAGGAGGGTGGTAGCTAGCAGTGTGAGCACGGTAAGTGTTTTTACTAAACTGTAAAACTATGTAACTAcagtaaaacatcaaccttctGCAGGATGATTTTGGGAAGCCTTCGGAGCTAGTAGCCAACCAAACTAGCTAGCATGCATTCGTGCTTGCCCGCTAGCTTTGTGCATTCTACCCGTGTGTTCGAATAGTTCGGGTTTCGGCATCAGTGACTATGCTATGTCTGTAATACGGGCTCACTGCGCGCCATTTGAGCTATTCTGTAATGTTTGCGTTGGTGACTTGGCTAGCTAAGCGTTACGGTGCTGTGCGTTGGTGTGTAGTTTGTTAGCTAGTTATAAAGTTAGATTATGCACGATTTGTTTTTAGCAATGCTCATCTAAATATTAATGCTAAAAGAGGTATAACCGACATTTTGGTTGGCTAGCTGCAATAACCCTTAATTTCGATAAACATTAACTAGCTAGGTAGTTGGTAAATGATGTACATTGGAACTACGTTAACTTGCCTAtctaacaaaataattatatttattggaTGTTGCTGGTTTAACTTTCTGACAAAACGTCTCGTTTATCTGGGTCTAGGgtgtagttagctagctagttatgtAACCTTAATGTTCGCTATGTACTGTAAACACGAGTGTAAATAAGGCAGTCACTATAACCGTAATTAATTCAACTGACCCAGTAACTTAACATAGTTTACACGCGCTTTTCGTGCATGGAGCAAAAGTAGCTCGTGTTAGCTGTAGAGGCATGCATTGCTTGGCTCGATAACTTTGTTAGTTGAGGTGATGATGGTACAATTTCCATTTTCCGGTTAGGTTATTTTAAGATGCAGTGCGCCTTGTTTGCGGTTTCGCTGACACAAATTGGTGTCGGaaactttttgttttacttcGCTACCAGCGCTAGCTATTTGTCTGTCAAAAGCCCCACCCCAATGACAATCTGAACTCAGTCATACAATCATAACGTGCGCACACGGACCCTTGCTTAGCCTATTTACATTTCATCAATAGATATAGTTTTGTTTTAGCTATCTAGTTAAATAACGCGAACAGTTTTGTCAAAGTATATCGTTAGTCTGACCGTGAATGGTCTCGCTTGCATTTTGTAGCTAAGTAAGTTGGGCTTTTCTGATGCGGTTTGCACTTCAACTTTCTCATGGTGGCCAGAGCCGACTACAACGTTTCTGTTGTCAGATAATTGTACCAACGTGAATGCATGTTGTCAGATACTTTTGTGCAACCAATTGAACAGACTCAAGCTATTTAAACCGATTTAATAACTTTGGTTCTCTCAATTTAAATGACTAACTTGACTTGTGttgaaattaatttacaaaAGAATGCCACTTATTTGATCAATTGTGTTTTCACTTTCAGATTATTAAACCATATTGTACACCCCTTCCTTAACCGAGTCCCTCACTCATATCTCCTTTTAAATGCTCTAATGTAAGCCACTTATGTAAAATCTATCTTCAGCATTGTAATGCATGTTAGTGCCCCTTTAGCACTATATTATCAAGTGTGTCCATTTACAGCCAAAAACACTCCATTTGTTAAGGCCACATGTCAAAGCCACATGTCAAACcttttaattaatattcagGGTGTCCTTTCTCCTTCTTTTATATTAGAAAAATAGAACTACAACTCATTGCGCTCTTCTTGTTTATTAAAATATGGGAGTGTTATTATGAGGCGAAAATATGAAGGCCATGGTGCTGGGCCACACACAGGAGACAAAGTACCTAAAAGTACAACACAGCCTTTTTGAAATTTAAGATCACACTGGTATAACTGCAGTTACTTAAGTTCTAATATTTGCTCCATGTTTTACTCAATAAGGGGgagaaatacactcactgagcactttatcttATTAGGtatatttattcatgcaactatcTAATCacccagttgtgtggcagcagtgcaatgcataaattcATGGAGATACAGGtccagagcttcagttaatgttcacatcaaccatcagaatggggaacattTTTGATCCAAGTGacattgaccatggaatgattgttggtgccagacaacaacagtctctagagtttgcagcgAATGGTGCgaataacaaaaacatccagtgagcagcagttctgcttgCAGAAAgccctgttaatgagagaggaccaagcagaacggccagactggtcaaagctgaccagAAGGTgaccaaataaccacacattacaacagtggtatgcaggacagcatctttgaacacaatgtgtcaatgggccacagctgcagaagaaaaaaataagtctagtgaatacctaatagtgctcactgagtgtacagtactTTCATCTTGCTATTGATTGTAGTCTTAGTGCGGCCTTGAGCCATTCGTAATGGTAACATCCTGTTTTCTTATTTAGGAGTGTGCAGCAGAGTAGCAGACCAAAACTTTAATGATTTCTCTTGCATTCTCATATTGATGCAAATGAGCTAAGCTGGCAGTGGCATTTCCATCAATcttaaaatgctttattttttgcTTGAGCTTATACTTCACTCGCTGGTTTCATCTCTTACAGGACTTCAGATGTGTTCAATGCCTGCAGGAGAGATACCTCTTCAGAGTAGACATGGAGACAAGAACTCAGAATGGCAATGGGTCTCCTGGCTTGCTGCATGTTCTCCGTGACAGCGGGGGACAGAATGGGGATCTCAATCCCAGGGAGGCCTTGAGCCAGCAGGTCCAGGTGCTATCACTGGATCAGATTCGGATAATCAGGAGTGCCAATGAGTACACCGAAGGACCTATGGTGGCCCCCAGACCAGGAAGTAAACAGGTCAGCACTTTGCCAACATCCCAGCAGAAAACGGAGCCAGCTGAGGGCCTGTTGATCGAGCAGGAGCAGCAGAGGTTTGTTCAAAGAGGGTATGGTCAACATCAACACGTGCACACTTCTCCAACCGCTTTTACCAGGTCAGTGAGTACAATGAGCACGGGCTCCCGGAGTAGCACGCAGATGAGCACCAGCAGCACGTCTTCCGAGCATAGGCTTCTGGAGAGTTCCCACTCTGAGCGGATTATCAGAACGCAGCCCAAGCCCTCGGAAGTAAAGGTGGAGAAGCCGAAGCCCTCTGTGGAGGAGGAATTGGGCAAGCATGCGTACCGCTGCGAGGAGTGCGGGAAGTGCAAGTGTGAGGAGTGCACGTGCCCTCGGACCCTGCCATCCTGCTGGGTCTGTGGCCGGCGGTGCGTCTGCTCCGCACAGAACGTCCTGGACTACGGCACTTGTGTATGCTGTGTCAAGTGCCTTTTCTACCACTGCTCGAGTGATGACGAGGACATGTGCACAGACAAGCCCTGCTCTTGCAGCCAGTCCCACTGCTGTGTTCGCTGGTCTGCAATGGGTGTCTTGTCTGTCTTTTTGCCTTGCTTGCTGTGTTACCTTCCTGCAAAGGGGTGCCTCAGCCTGACCCAGTGCTGCTATGACAGGGCCAGGCGACCGGGCTGTCGGTGCAAAAACACCAACGTTGTGCACTGCAAAAATACTGAGAAGTTAACGTAAGGCAAGCACCTTAAATCAATACGGAGCGTCATCAACAGTAATTAACTTTAGTTCTGGCACTGTAGTAGATGATGGGATGGGGTACATAGCTGTTTGTTTGAGGTGgttcacattgttttttttgttttttttccagctacAGTTTTTTAACAAGAGGTTTTCTGACAAAGGTTCAGATTGTTAATCGCACAAACTATTAATACAACTGATAAGCTACAGCTACAAACTTTCCTTCCCAACTGTTTCTGAGTAGCATTTGCAGAATATGTAAATTAGCAGACTTTTTGCcagagatgttttatttttgtatatatacaTTACAACTGTGAAACATTGTGCCAACCCAGAGGCACGTTGATTGAaaaagtgtgtatatatgtacacatactAATGTTGtacattcatttgaatgtatatCAGTCAAGTAGACTACCTTGCATGAATCGTATCCCCTCAACTATACATGCAAATTGTACAGTGAGcctaaaaaaagtatattttctcAATTTTCAGCATATTGTTTAGTGTaaagaatatttatttgaagttttattattttataaaaaaaacatatttattttgagaCATCTAAAACATTGCCCTGTTTTAAAGTATACTTTTGTGGTTGCTGAAAATGAGGGTGACAAGGGTGTCAGGCCTGATGCATATGTTCActataaaatagaaaatatattaatgtTTGAAAGTAGACTACTTTGTCTCCATTATTTTGTGCTACATCTTAAATGTTCTTTTGGGTATGCTTAGGTGCTTGATAATGATCTGTGTGAGATGCGTTGATCTTTAATACCGAGAGATGCGTGTGAATAATTTCCCCAGGGTTGGAAGATTAGAATCAGGTAACAGAAGTACAAGTTACTTGCAAAAAAATAACCAGAAGACAGTAACACTTGTCTTTATAGGGAGATTGTGATAAATGAGACTTTGCTCACTGCCTTTCTAACTAATTTAAATTGCTGGAATCCTCATGTTGTTTCCAGGGGTGCATCTGGAAGTTATAGAGAAGCCAAATAATTTTGCAGGCATTCTTTAGACAGACTAGCT encodes:
- the LOC133124229 gene encoding protein sprouty homolog 2-like, yielding METRTQNGNGSPGLLHVLRDSGGQNGDLNPREALSQQVQVLSLDQIRIIRSANEYTEGPMVAPRPGSKQVSTLPTSQQKTEPAEGLLIEQEQQRFVQRGYGQHQHVHTSPTAFTRSVSTMSTGSRSSTQMSTSSTSSEHRLLESSHSERIIRTQPKPSEVKVEKPKPSVEEELGKHAYRCEECGKCKCEECTCPRTLPSCWVCGRRCVCSAQNVLDYGTCVCCVKCLFYHCSSDDEDMCTDKPCSCSQSHCCVRWSAMGVLSVFLPCLLCYLPAKGCLSLTQCCYDRARRPGCRCKNTNVVHCKNTEKLT